The DNA segment TTAGTGGAAATGTAAGTTTTTACAATGAAACTGAAGGAATTAAAATCAATCCAACTCCTGCTGTTGGCGTAATCGGTGTGGAGGACATTGAAAATATCAGAACTTTGGACTTTAAAAATGAAGGGGACAAAATCTTACTGATAGGTAAAACTTATGATGAGTTAACAGGTTCTGAATACCACAGGACTATCCATAATATTGAAAAAGGAACAGCTCCTAAAATCAGAATTGAAGAGGAAGTAGCTAACGGTAAAACAGTTTTAGATTTAATTTCTAATGATAAAGATAAGAATATCACTGCAGTACACGATGTGTCCGCTGGAGGATTGGCTGTCGCCCTTTCTGAAATGGTTATTAAATCCGGACTTGGATGCGATGTGACTTTGGAAAGTGAAGGATTGGATAAAATTCAATTGCTCTACTCTGAAAGTCATGGAAGATATATTATAACTGTAAAAGCTGATGCATTGGATGATGTTTTATCACAGATTGATGTTGATGTTAGTGTGATTGGTGAAGTAAAAGGTAATTCCTTATTGGTCAATGGTCATGAATTTAAATTTGAAGATTTAGATGATGCATACCATGGTGTTATTGAACAGTACATGGCTTAGGTAACTTGGGGGAGTTTTGTTTGTTTTTATCTAAATTGGAATCTTTAAAAAATGCTATTAAATTGGTTGGTGATAATCAAAAGTTTACAGAAACTGAAGAAATCCCGTTAGCAGAGGCTCACAAAAGGGTTCTTGCAGAAGAAATCATAGCATTTCATGATTCACCGCCATTTGACAAATCTGCAATGGATGGATTTGCATTGATTGCGGAAAATACTTTCGGAGCATCCCAATCAGTTCCTAAGGAACTTAAAGTTGTTGATGCAATTGGAGCGGGGGATTTTTCAGATAAAACTGTTGGAGAAAATGAAGCTGTTGTCATAGCTACTGGAGCCCCCATACCTGATGGGGCTAATGCAGTTTTAATGAAGGAATACACTACCGTTGACGGTGATGACCTAACGATTTATTCTCAAGTAACTCCCGGTGAAAATATTACTCCGAAATCAGAGGATATTAAAAAAGGGGAAAAAATATTAGATAAAAATACTTTTATCAGGTATCAGGAATTGGGTTTAATAGCTTCTGCAGGGTATAATACAGTTAGAGTATTTAAAAAACCCAGAGTTAAAATCATTATCACAGGCAACGAATTAGTTGAACCGACAAAAGAAGAGATGGATAAGGCCAAAATTATCAATTCAAATCAGTTTACTACAAAAGCGATGGTTGAAGATTCAGGTGCAATTGCAGAAATTGCTCATGCAGGAGATTCATTTGATGAGGTAAGGGAAGCTGTTCTTGAAGCTTCAAAAGAGTATGATGTTGTCATAACTACTGGCGGAACAGCATTAAGCAAAGGGGATGTTGTTTTAGATGTAATTCAGGATTTGGGAGAAGTTTTGTTTCATGGTGTAGCTGTAAGACCTGGAAAACCCGCCGGTGTGGGTATCGTCAATGATAAAATGATTTTCGCTCTTTCAGGTCAGCCTGTGGCATCTATGGGTCAATTTGACATGTTTGTTAGAAAGTATTTATTTGAAATGCAGGGAAGATTTTTTGACTTTAACATTCAGAAAAGGTCTGCAATGCTTAAAATACCTTCACAACTTGGAAGGACTGATTTCATCCGTTGCGTTAGTGATAGTGAAAATGCAAAGCATGTCTTGAACAGAGGTTCCGGCATAATTAGGTCAATGGTTGAGGCTAATAGCTATATCATAATAGACGAAAACAACGAAGGATATCAAAAAGACGATATGGTTGACGTTGTCTTCTTTGATTCATTGCTTTGGTAATGTGAAGGTGCATTTAATGAATGGGATTTATTATTATTTGATAGCTTTTGTTCTTATCTGGGTATTGGTTACAGTATTTCATGAAAAATTGTCAAATCACGGCTTTGAATTGAATTTTCCAGTTATAATGTGGAAGACTAAAAAGCTTAGAGGGCTAATATCCAGGATTTCTAATTTTTCACCGACATTCTGGCGTTGGTTTATGAATATTGGAATCGTTGTAGCTTTCGCAGCCATGATGCTCATTTCATGGGTGCTTGTTTCATCACTGCCTTCTGTTTTTGAAACACCTTCGGTTTCAATTATAATCCCTGGTGTGGATATTCCGGGCTCTCAAATTTATGTTCCATTTGTTTACGGGCTGATTGCTCTTGCAACTGTCCTGATAGTTCATGAATTTTCACATGGTATTCAGGCTGTTTGTGAGAAAATTCCAATCAAATCAATCGGACTTTTGCTCTTTGCCATTCTTCCGGGGGCATTTGTCGAGCCGGATGAAGATAAGTTGAAAAGTGCTAAAAAAATATCCAAGTTAAGAATTTACGCTGCAGGTTCGGTTGCAAACATTTCGCTGGCAATTATTGCAATACTTTTGGTATCATTAGTGTCTATGGGCATCCCGCATTATTTTCAGGAAGATGGAATAGCTATTGACAGGGTTGTACCGGATTCCTCTTCCGACGGAATATTAAAAGAGGGTATGGTTTTACAATCCATTGACGGCCATAAAATCAATGATTCAGCATCTTATGTAAATATTATTAAATCTTTCAAACCTGGAGACAATGTAACGGTTCAAACAGATCAGGGCAGCTATTCAGTTGTACTTGGTAAAAATCCGAACAATGAATCTGTAGGGTTTTTTGGAATTCAGGCTAATAAGCATTTTGTCCTGTCAGACGATAGCTTAGGTCCGCTACCTTGGATTTTATTTGAGCTACTTGAATTATTTAATTGGGTGTTCATGTTAAACATGGGAATTGGTCTTTTTAATCTGCTTCCGCTTAAACCATTAGACGGAGGATACATGCTTGAGATTTTATTAAGTTATAAATTCCCTGAAAAGACAGTAAAACCTGTTGTTAATTCATTGTCTGCCGTTATGGCATTGATAGTTATATTTAGTATTGTGGCCGGTTTTATTTAATTATCAAAAAATTAGTATTGGAATATGAATCAATCAGATTCATCTTATTTTTTTAAAATAAAAAAAGGAAAGAATTATTAAATTCTTTCAAAGTATTTAGAAGTACCTTTCTAGGATTCCTTCTAAGATTTTGTAGTGACGACCTTCGTCTTTGGAACTTTCTCTGAAGAAATCTGCAGCAGTTTCAAGGCCTGCTTCTTTAGCTTTTTCAGAAGCTTCTCTTTTTTCAGCGTTAGCCATTTTTTCTCCACCCATCATCCATTCGATGTTTTCTTTGAGGGTGTCTTTAATGATTCCG comes from the Methanobrevibacter sp. genome and includes:
- a CDS encoding site-2 protease family protein, with the translated sequence MNGIYYYLIAFVLIWVLVTVFHEKLSNHGFELNFPVIMWKTKKLRGLISRISNFSPTFWRWFMNIGIVVAFAAMMLISWVLVSSLPSVFETPSVSIIIPGVDIPGSQIYVPFVYGLIALATVLIVHEFSHGIQAVCEKIPIKSIGLLLFAILPGAFVEPDEDKLKSAKKISKLRIYAAGSVANISLAIIAILLVSLVSMGIPHYFQEDGIAIDRVVPDSSSDGILKEGMVLQSIDGHKINDSASYVNIIKSFKPGDNVTVQTDQGSYSVVLGKNPNNESVGFFGIQANKHFVLSDDSLGPLPWILFELLELFNWVFMLNMGIGLFNLLPLKPLDGGYMLEILLSYKFPEKTVKPVVNSLSAVMALIVIFSIVAGFI
- the glp gene encoding gephyrin-like molybdotransferase Glp encodes the protein MFLSKLESLKNAIKLVGDNQKFTETEEIPLAEAHKRVLAEEIIAFHDSPPFDKSAMDGFALIAENTFGASQSVPKELKVVDAIGAGDFSDKTVGENEAVVIATGAPIPDGANAVLMKEYTTVDGDDLTIYSQVTPGENITPKSEDIKKGEKILDKNTFIRYQELGLIASAGYNTVRVFKKPRVKIIITGNELVEPTKEEMDKAKIINSNQFTTKAMVEDSGAIAEIAHAGDSFDEVREAVLEASKEYDVVITTGGTALSKGDVVLDVIQDLGEVLFHGVAVRPGKPAGVGIVNDKMIFALSGQPVASMGQFDMFVRKYLFEMQGRFFDFNIQKRSAMLKIPSQLGRTDFIRCVSDSENAKHVLNRGSGIIRSMVEANSYIIIDENNEGYQKDDMVDVVFFDSLLW